One genomic window of Monodelphis domestica isolate mMonDom1 chromosome 1, mMonDom1.pri, whole genome shotgun sequence includes the following:
- the CGRRF1 gene encoding cell growth regulator with RING finger domain protein 1 isoform X2 produces the protein MKQVKNPFGLAITNPASASVTNGIALTPDCIEESILTCYWGCDVQELYEALQKHVYVSRISTPQALEDAIYSKYVYREQHFVKKNNKEEKYCQLPSDAKIEDFGIVPRSQYPLVALLTLADEDSQGLYDIISMVTVIHIPDKKYKLSCRILYQYVLLAQGQFHDLKQLFMSANNNTPSLSNSSPGEQSTDRHLLEKAGLAESEVEQYEENSKDCVVCQNGKVNWVLLPCRHTCLCDGCVKYFQQCPMCRQFVHEYFSLCNQKEQDKETQKSEGTVTS, from the exons atggaaTAGCACTGACACCTGATTGTATTGAAGAAAGCATCCTTACTTGCTACTGGGGTTGTGATGTTCAAGAATTGTATGAAGCATTGCAGAAGCATGTTTATGTTTCCAGAATAAGTACTCCACAGGCACTAGAAGATGCTATATATAGCAAATATGTCTATCGAGAACAACATTT tgtaaaaaaaaacaataaagaagaaaaatactgtCAATTGCCAAGTGATGCTAAAATTGAAGATTTTGGCATTGTGCCTAGATCTCAATATCCACTGGTAGCACTATTGACTTTAGCTGATGAAGATTCCCAAGGACTTTATGATATt aTTTCAATGGTGACTGTGATTCATATTCCTGATAAGAAATACAAACTTTCCTGCAGAATATTGTATCAGTATGTACTCCTGGCTCAAGGCCAATTTCATGACCTTAAG CAACTTTTCATGTCTGCAAATAATAATACGCCTTCCTTGAGTAACTCCTCTCCAGGAGAACAAAGCACTGACAGACATTTGTTGGAAAAAGCTGGACTGGCTGAAAGTGAAGTGGAACAATatgaagaaaatagcaaagaCTGTGTTGTTTGCCAGAATGGGAAGGTGAATTGGGTACTTTTACCATGTAGACACACATGCTTATGTGATGGCTGTGTTAAGTATTTTCAGCAATGCCCTATGTGTAGACAATTTGTCCATGAATATTTTTCACTCTGCAATCAAAAAGAACAAgacaaagaaacacagaaaagcGAAGGGACTGTTACTTCTTAA